TTCACACCACCACGAGCTTCCTTAGATCCGCCACGTTCTCTGCCGTTAAAACGTCAACGGCGAATGCGGTGCCTGCCTCACGTGCCCATTCTTCATCCACCGCACCCTTCGGATGCTTCATCCATTCATAAACCAGTATGCACAAGTTCCCTAAATCCTTATCTAACTGGGGAAAGAAAAAATGCTAATAAGTAATAACATGCTACCAAAATTAATGCCTGTGAGTCTTTTTCTCTAATCGGTTTcgaaaactaaaacaaaatttcatatttgttaatattttagattttagatagaTAAGGTTTGGTTGCTTGTCCTGTGTTAtggataaaaaacaaaaattgatGGCCACAACTTTTGTGTTCATTCATTCATTTTGTTGAATATATATACACTCTTGAACACACTATTACTGAGTGACTTTGTTGTtgtcaattgaaaaaaaaaaaaatcaaagatgtTGAAGTCCATGCTTGGATGCTGCAAAGTATACATATCAGAGAGCAGAAACAAGACTGCATTAGAATCTATTGAAAAAGCTGCAAGTCTTTTTCCAAAGGCTCCCATAATCAACAAGTTTGAGGATGTGGACTACAACAGAGTTGGTTACACTCTTGTCTCTGAGTTTGAGGAATCAGAGCCATCAttgtcgtcatcatcatcatgtcaATTGACATGTGCTGTGCTTGCAATGGTGAAGGCTGCATTTGATGCAATTGACTTTGGATTGCACAGTGGAACTCATCCTAGGCTTGGTGTTGTGGACCACATTTGTTTTCACCCCTTGGCTGGTGCTTCCTTGGACCAAGCAGCTACGGCTGCTCGCTCCTTGGCTACGAAAACAGGCTCTACCCTGCAAGGTTAGTTGCATCGGGAAATTTTCATATTTACCTCACTAATGTTATTTACAAACAGCTAATTATAAGAATATAATCATGTATTTTTTGCACTGCATATTAGAAATGATGACTATTGATTAAGTGTAGTTGCACAAACTTAGATTTAGGCAAATTTATTAGCTTGGTGTTAGTTTATGGAGTCTGTTATATGTGGATTGTGGAAGGACTTAAGGAGATTGTTATTTCATTGATAAGGGGTTGTAAAGTTTCACGTGAACAAAGTAAAATTTTATTATACTACATTCTGGAGGATGCTCTGAAACATAAAACTGATCAATCACTGCACGGTGGATACTGAATTCATAAAATTATACCAATTCACTGTTTTTGCACCGGTTACGCTGGGCAACTTCTTTCTAGTATGTTTAAATGTTGACAATGACTGAAATTTTATGCAGTACCTACTTTTCTATATGGAGCAGCACATGAAGAAGGGAGGACGCTTGATTCAATCCGAAGAACACTTGGTTATTTCAAGCCAAATGCTAATCAAAACAGATGGATTGGGGGGCCAACATCACACACTTTGCCCCTGAATCCAAACAGTGGTCCTGCTCAAGTGACTCCAGCTAAAGGTGTTTTGATCATTGGAGCAACGAATTGGGTTGATAATTACAATGTCCCTCTATTATCTTCTGATATTAGTGCTGTTCATAGAATTGCGAAACTTGTTAGCGGAAGAGGTGGTGGGCTTCCTTCTGTACAGGCCATGGCACTTGCACATGGTGAAGGTGTCATTGAGGTAGCCTGTAACTTGTTGGATCCGAATAAAGTTGGTGGAGAACAAGTACAAAATAAAGTTGAGTGCCTTGCAAAGGAAGAAGGTATTTCTGTGGGAAAGGGATACTTCACAGACTTCTCGCAAGAAGaaattattcaaaaatatttGGAGCTGTTTAAGGAGAGAAATTGATGTCAAACAATACCAGGTATATTGGATTTTGCCATTTGATGAATTTTCATTCAAGGAGTCAATTTGGCATTTCCCTTGAGATTAGGAGAGAATATATGTATAAGGATGAGTTCTTCATGCTAAAGCTCATCCTTAAATTTTTATTCTCATTTTCAAGGGACAATAAGATTGTTCCTAAAAGACATCAATGTAGCTTCTCATGAGGATCCCAAATATTTTGATCCATCCAATGAGCATTATGTTATAACCTATAGAACATGAAAAGATAAGAACCCAACCCAACCATATTGATACCTCCTCTGATCTTGTGTAAGTTCTATCTTTCACTCATCACTTTTCTCTTCTCCCAGACTTTCCTCAGGTCTAACAGGGCAATTTTAGAAGTTTGGACAAACGAAAATCACGAGTATGCTTCAATTTGCAAAAAAGTTAATAATAACTATCTTGATGGAAAAGTCCTTGTTATTCATTAGCAGGATTAATCATATAAGTGGTGACAAGAAATATTATTGCCCATGTCAACTAATATCTTAACCATATTCTCTGAGGTTTTTCTGCCCATttagtgttttatttttattttaattcttcaCTGCCATCCGGCTTAACATGTTAAACCATATTACCATACCTCATACCCTTtctctttttaaataaaaaaatgcctTCTCATAATGCAATGATGCCTAGCATTCTTGTCTTGTTGTTCCAAGTTCCTATCTATAATACGGGTTGAGGTTGTGCTTTTATCTTTTGGCTAAGGTATAGAACTCAGTATAATACACCAGGCCTGCACCTTTCATCCAGTGTGTATCGAAAGAGACAGTATATATCAAAACAAAGACTACATTAAATTGTGGCAGTTGAATTTGGTGGTGGAAGCTATCTCCACATCTGAATTGAATGCAGCATTTACAGTCCCTTTTTACCATAGAGCGAGATGTGAATTTACAACATATATTATTAACATTTGGCCAATTCTATAGTGTCTATGAATTGGTGCCTAAATTTTTCCTAACTTATCTTTTATAGtaagttttgattttttaaaaataatttatttttatatcttttaaattaaatattaatttttaacctTTTTTAATAAGTAGACACCATCTTTTAGGCATAATAGCATTCACCTTAATATTTACAAAACTACTTTATTTGTATGAAAAATGTTCTCTGTTCTATTATCCTTTTCTCGTTACTATAAAAGTTTGATACATCTTTAAATCAATGTTTTGATTACAACATGTAATCaagtttaagataaaaattttgaatttaagatAAGTATCTTTCCCCCACCCCCACACTTCTCTCTTACAGTCTTACCACTAATTGAAGTATCTAATATGAAAAAAAGCTCAAAGAACATGCATGAGCCAAAGAATTTGAGTAAGCTGAGTGTATCAGTATTCAGTAGTACTAATATCACACCTTAGCTTTAAGTCTTTTAATTCTTTCTGGATGAGTAAGTAGGGAAATTAATGCTTAAACAAATAATGCATATCCAATTCAGtggattttatttttcaattctaTGGGCTTTCTAGCTTTAAGTAGCTAACAAAAAATGAAGGTATGAGGCAACAAGACAAGGAAGCAAGATATTTTAAGCGTTTTGTGAAAATGACTGCTTGTGCTAACCTGTCATGTTTACATCAAGAGATTATCTAAAGAAATGTTTGTGACTTATTTTTGGACATTTGGgaatttagataaaaaaaaaaaagatatcatATTcctatctaaattaaattatcaattagtAATTGCTTTAAGTAAGTTGCTTGTACAATAGTATTAAGTTAACCAGAATATCTGAATCACGTTAATATCAAAATAATATCGTTGAATTCTGTTCATGTAAAAAATATGTTAAATGTTATATTCACTTAAGCTATAATGAGGATATTACACGTTAACACATTGGACAACTTCAGATTATTATTCACTGCTTTTAGTGATTTCTTGTGGTTGCGAATCTCATCATAAAATCAGAAATTTAAGACGGTGACAGTGATGGATAACAACACTCGATTCACGCTCTTGGGGGAAGCAACATTTTTGTTTTCACATACGATACTGTGATGACATGGCACCACGTGGACACATTTTTGTCCAATGTATATATAGTAGCTTCATATTTATTGCTAAAACCACTGGGTCACTGACATATGATTTATTTATACAATCTTGTGAACTCAGGTTGAAGCTGTTGTGAAGAACCACACACACCCCCCATGGAGTTCAATTCCACTAGCAAGGTCAGAAAGAATACCTTCCTTCTTCTTAGTTTCTGTTCAGTGATCTTATCTGAGGAAAACATGTGTCTATAGATCATAACAGATACTATACTGGCTAAGTTTATGGATTAACTGAGTAATCACATGCATATTTTAAGTATGtgtttctcttcttctttgtttgatttgtttatttcttttgctttctCAATGTC
The DNA window shown above is from Arachis ipaensis cultivar K30076 chromosome B08, Araip1.1, whole genome shotgun sequence and carries:
- the LOC107610467 gene encoding glutamate formimidoyltransferase-like isoform X2 yields the protein MLPKLMPMLKSMLGCCKVYISESRNKTALESIEKAASLFPKAPIINKFEDVDYNRVGYTLVSEFEESEPSLSSSSSCQLTCAVLAMVKAAFDAIDFGLHSGTHPRLGVVDHICFHPLAGASLDQAATAARSLATKTGSTLQVPTFLYGAAHEEGRTLDSIRRTLGYFKPNANQNRWIGGPTSHTLPLNPNSGPAQVTPAKGVLIIGATNWVDNYNVPLLSSDISAVHRIAKLVSGRGGGLPSVQAMALAHGEGVIEVACNLLDPNKVGGEQVQNKVECLAKEEGISVGKGYFTDFSQEEIIQKYLELFKERN
- the LOC107610467 gene encoding glutamate formimidoyltransferase-like isoform X1 — its product is MRCLPHVPILHPPHPSDASSIHKPMLKSMLGCCKVYISESRNKTALESIEKAASLFPKAPIINKFEDVDYNRVGYTLVSEFEESEPSLSSSSSCQLTCAVLAMVKAAFDAIDFGLHSGTHPRLGVVDHICFHPLAGASLDQAATAARSLATKTGSTLQVPTFLYGAAHEEGRTLDSIRRTLGYFKPNANQNRWIGGPTSHTLPLNPNSGPAQVTPAKGVLIIGATNWVDNYNVPLLSSDISAVHRIAKLVSGRGGGLPSVQAMALAHGEGVIEVACNLLDPNKVGGEQVQNKVECLAKEEGISVGKGYFTDFSQEEIIQKYLELFKERN